One region of Faecalibacter bovis genomic DNA includes:
- a CDS encoding PTS transporter subunit IIC yields MKEFLQRKDIELSPKRYFIDAMGAMAYGLFATLLVGTILKTVGDELGIAFLKDVVWPVANQATGPAIALAIAYSLRAPQLVMYSSAVVGIAAYQLGGPLGVFIATIFAVEIGKMVVGETRIDIVITPIVTVLVGVILAQFIGPSVNQLMKWIGELIILSTDANPLIMGVVIAIVVGMVLTLPISSAALCLMLELDGLAAGAATIGCCAQMIGFATISFKDNGIKGVLAQGLGTSMLQMPNIYKNWKIWIPPTLASAIISPIAIIYFGMSNTALESGMGSCGLVGQIGTYNAMKTNFSKTYILTAILGLQIILPAILSYIIYFFMKKKEWIKDGDLKIF; encoded by the coding sequence ATGAAAGAATTTCTTCAAAGAAAAGATATTGAGTTATCTCCTAAACGATATTTTATTGATGCAATGGGAGCAATGGCTTATGGTTTGTTTGCAACTTTATTGGTTGGGACTATTTTAAAAACTGTAGGTGACGAATTGGGAATTGCTTTCTTAAAAGATGTTGTTTGGCCAGTAGCCAATCAAGCGACAGGACCTGCAATTGCTTTAGCCATCGCATATAGTTTGCGCGCGCCACAATTAGTCATGTATTCTTCGGCAGTTGTTGGTATTGCTGCGTACCAACTTGGTGGTCCATTAGGTGTGTTTATCGCCACAATTTTTGCCGTAGAAATAGGTAAAATGGTTGTGGGAGAAACTAGAATAGATATTGTGATTACACCAATTGTCACCGTTTTGGTGGGTGTTATTTTGGCGCAATTTATTGGTCCATCAGTAAATCAATTAATGAAATGGATTGGCGAACTAATTATATTATCTACTGATGCAAACCCTCTAATTATGGGTGTAGTTATCGCAATTGTTGTGGGTATGGTTTTGACTTTACCAATTTCTTCAGCAGCATTATGTTTGATGTTAGAATTGGATGGATTAGCTGCAGGAGCTGCAACAATTGGATGTTGTGCACAAATGATTGGATTCGCAACCATTAGTTTTAAAGATAACGGAATAAAAGGCGTTTTGGCACAAGGTTTAGGTACAAGTATGTTACAAATGCCTAATATTTATAAAAATTGGAAAATTTGGATTCCGCCAACTTTAGCTTCAGCAATAATAAGTCCGATTGCAATCATATACTTTGGAATGTCCAATACAGCTTTAGAATCTGGTATGGGAAGTTGTGGTTTGGTTGGGCAAATTGGAACTTACAACGCAATGAAAACTAATTTTTCGAAAACTTATATTTTAACAGCGATTTTAGGTTTACAAATTATTTTACCAGCTATATTATCATATATCATTTACTTTTTTATGAAGAAAAAAGAATGGATTAAAGATGGAGATTTAAAGATTTTCTGA
- a CDS encoding PQQ-dependent sugar dehydrogenase — protein MKNLATLTLSMLILFSCTNNKKSTENTDINDSIPKETEAANTEYKPAFEGQTRANYIKTKSTYDISIVNENLGLPWAIVNLPDGKLLMTEKSGHMMIIDLQKPYELKKVTGLPKVNQYNQGGLLDVILDPNFKENRTIYWTFSEPAIDGTKNDQTSIAKATLSADETKVENVKIIYRTFPSHDSGLHYGSRLVFDKNGYLYASFGERSDEEMRKYAQDLKSPLGKIIRITTDGKPAPGNPFASNKDALPEIYSLGHRSPQSLAFNEKGELWEVEHGPRGGDELNLIQPGKNYGWPLITYGIEYAGGKIANGATKNDGLEQPNYYWDPVIAPSGAEFYTGSIDEWKGNLFVGGMMKQALVRLVIEGNKVVGEEHLLLDQKDRIRDMVTGTDGHLYAVGDNGKLYRIAKK, from the coding sequence ATGAAGAATCTTGCAACTTTAACATTATCAATGCTTATCTTATTTTCATGTACAAATAATAAAAAAAGCACTGAGAATACTGATATAAACGATAGCATTCCTAAAGAGACTGAAGCTGCGAATACTGAATATAAACCAGCATTTGAAGGCCAAACTCGCGCAAATTATATTAAGACTAAAAGTACTTATGATATAAGTATCGTCAATGAAAATTTAGGTTTACCTTGGGCTATTGTCAATTTACCTGATGGAAAGTTATTGATGACAGAAAAGTCGGGTCATATGATGATTATTGATTTACAAAAACCTTACGAATTAAAAAAAGTTACAGGTTTACCAAAGGTTAATCAATACAATCAAGGAGGATTATTAGATGTAATTTTAGATCCTAATTTCAAAGAAAATCGAACGATATATTGGACATTTTCTGAGCCTGCGATTGATGGAACCAAAAATGATCAAACTTCAATAGCAAAAGCAACTTTATCAGCAGACGAAACTAAGGTAGAAAATGTAAAAATAATTTACAGAACATTCCCTTCACACGATAGTGGTTTACATTACGGAAGCCGTTTAGTTTTTGATAAAAACGGATATTTATACGCTTCATTCGGAGAAAGATCTGATGAAGAAATGCGTAAATACGCACAAGATTTAAAATCGCCATTAGGAAAGATCATTCGAATTACAACTGATGGAAAACCTGCTCCTGGAAATCCATTTGCTTCAAATAAAGATGCTTTACCTGAAATATACAGTTTAGGTCACAGAAGCCCTCAAAGTTTAGCATTTAATGAAAAAGGTGAATTATGGGAAGTAGAACATGGTCCACGTGGAGGGGATGAATTAAATTTAATTCAACCTGGTAAAAACTATGGATGGCCTTTAATTACATACGGAATTGAATATGCTGGTGGAAAGATAGCAAATGGAGCTACTAAAAATGATGGTTTAGAACAACCTAACTATTATTGGGATCCTGTGATTGCACCAAGTGGAGCTGAATTTTACACTGGTTCGATAGACGAATGGAAAGGAAATTTATTTGTTGGTGGTATGATGAAACAAGCCTTAGTTCGTTTAGTTATTGAAGGAAATAAAGTTGTTGGTGAAGAGCATTTATTATTAGATCAAAAAGATCGT